A genomic window from Alkalihalobacillus sp. AL-G includes:
- a CDS encoding tripartite tricarboxylate transporter substrate binding protein — translation MKQLKKKMLLVFVLLLSAITALSGCSSSGAGGYPEKTIKIIVPWGAGGDTDVINRIAAKYLEEELGGKITIQNIGGGSGSIGAQEAIGAEPDGYTLLAGHDSIGISKLMGQTDFDYFALEPVSLLTSAPQLIATHVDNPWDSMQDVVDQLKQEPESISFGASIGSTSHMVPLGIQDAAGVKFNIVGYDGTAKRTQALLGKHLDFGATTIPAAQEYMKANQLKILGIATEKRTAALPDVPTLKEQGIDFTNATNRGIFAPKGTPEEIIKTLSDAIKKVAENPEFIKEMENMGVELRYMDHEKYSKHLQGDVDYLGGLLKRQGVID, via the coding sequence ATGAAACAACTGAAGAAGAAAATGTTGCTGGTGTTTGTGTTGCTTTTATCAGCAATTACGGCTTTATCCGGGTGTTCATCCTCAGGTGCGGGTGGTTACCCAGAAAAAACGATTAAAATCATTGTCCCATGGGGGGCAGGTGGGGATACAGATGTCATTAACCGAATCGCCGCAAAGTACCTAGAGGAAGAATTAGGTGGAAAAATCACCATTCAAAACATCGGTGGAGGTAGTGGATCTATCGGCGCCCAGGAAGCAATAGGGGCTGAACCAGACGGATACACTCTACTGGCAGGTCACGATTCTATCGGAATTTCTAAATTAATGGGTCAAACCGACTTTGACTATTTTGCCCTTGAACCCGTCTCACTCCTCACATCTGCACCCCAATTGATTGCCACACATGTGGACAACCCTTGGGATAGCATGCAGGATGTGGTCGATCAATTGAAGCAGGAACCAGAATCAATCAGCTTTGGTGCATCAATCGGTTCAACGTCACACATGGTGCCTTTAGGTATTCAGGATGCAGCAGGCGTGAAATTCAATATTGTCGGCTATGATGGAACCGCAAAGCGAACCCAAGCACTATTAGGAAAGCATCTTGACTTTGGTGCGACCACCATTCCAGCGGCACAGGAATATATGAAAGCCAACCAGCTTAAGATTCTCGGGATTGCGACTGAGAAAAGAACTGCAGCACTACCAGATGTTCCAACCTTGAAAGAGCAAGGGATTGATTTTACAAACGCGACTAATCGAGGAATTTTCGCACCAAAAGGCACTCCTGAAGAAATCATCAAAACCTTAAGTGATGCGATTAAGAAGGTAGCTGAAAATCCTGAATTCATAAAGGAAATGGAAAACATGGGAGTAGAGCTCAGATATATGGATCACGAGAAGTATTCGAAGCATCTTCAAGGTGATGTCGACTATCTCGGTGGTTTGTTAAAGCGTCAAGGAGTAATCGATTAA
- a CDS encoding NUDIX hydrolase, producing the protein MKQVNVLHDQEGTKVFQDKHGRTFFTLEENSSVIVLAKDGDELILIEQFRKPVDSNVIQLPGGGVEKGEDLEDAARREFLEETGYICGSLHYLGNLHAASWRSNEITHVFYTEEVGENINQQLEVHESSIKVLRINAEDCLQLVKDNKIHDSELCYALLQVVLRRYI; encoded by the coding sequence ATGAAACAAGTCAATGTATTACACGATCAAGAAGGAACAAAGGTTTTTCAGGATAAACACGGACGAACTTTTTTTACATTGGAAGAAAATTCGAGTGTCATCGTGCTTGCGAAGGACGGAGACGAATTGATCCTGATCGAGCAATTCCGTAAGCCGGTAGATTCCAATGTGATTCAGTTGCCTGGTGGTGGGGTTGAGAAAGGTGAAGACTTGGAAGATGCAGCAAGACGCGAGTTTTTAGAGGAAACCGGCTATATATGCGGATCCTTACATTACTTAGGGAATCTACACGCGGCCTCATGGAGGAGCAATGAAATCACACACGTTTTTTATACAGAAGAAGTCGGAGAGAACATCAATCAGCAGCTCGAAGTCCATGAATCATCAATCAAAGTCTTGCGAATCAACGCTGAAGACTGCCTCCAACTCGTAAAAGACAACAAAATCCACGACTCTGAACTCTGTTACGCACTCCTGCAGGTCGTGTTGAGACGGTATATTTAA
- a CDS encoding FMN-binding negative transcriptional regulator yields the protein MYIPKHFEMDDQEGIYDVIEQNGFATLVSQHQGLPYATHLPLTLDRDLGVLYCHVARPNTQWKDIEGQDVLAIFQGPHSYISPSWYETNKAVPTWNYVSVHVYGRVAIVNDEQELMDSLKDMVNKYEKPDSSYNLSEVDPAYIKGLSQGIVGLKIKIDKLEGKKKLSQNHPIERQELVIQQLEKSTSDEAKQVAQLMRKNL from the coding sequence ATGTACATTCCAAAGCACTTTGAAATGGATGATCAAGAAGGGATCTACGACGTGATTGAACAGAACGGCTTTGCAACGCTGGTATCTCAGCACCAAGGCCTTCCTTATGCGACACACCTGCCTTTGACGCTTGATCGGGATTTAGGAGTCTTATACTGTCATGTAGCAAGACCCAATACCCAATGGAAGGATATAGAGGGACAAGATGTTCTTGCGATTTTTCAAGGTCCGCACAGCTATATCTCCCCTTCTTGGTATGAAACCAACAAAGCAGTGCCGACTTGGAATTATGTATCGGTCCATGTGTACGGGCGGGTTGCGATTGTAAATGATGAACAAGAACTAATGGATTCCTTGAAGGACATGGTCAATAAATATGAAAAGCCGGATAGCTCGTACAATCTAAGCGAAGTAGATCCTGCTTATATAAAAGGCTTGAGCCAAGGTATTGTCGGTCTAAAAATAAAGATTGATAAACTTGAAGGTAAGAAGAAATTAAGTCAAAACCACCCAATAGAAAGACAAGAACTCGTAATCCAGCAGCTTGAAAAGTCTACTAGTGATGAGGCTAAGCAGGTTGCACAGCTGATGAGGAAAAATCTTTAA
- a CDS encoding RNA polymerase sigma factor: MDVEKLVREAQQGDKEALLQLVLPEKDHYYRLAYSYLRHPEDAMDALEDMIVILYEKIERLKKPESFYSWSKTILVNCCRDQLRKKKSTFNFEELELPSVQSEGPMVVHKLDVQSQLERLSLDQREVIKMRYWLDYDYETIARLTKVPVGTVKSRIFHGLKKLKYYLGGEYNE, from the coding sequence TTGGATGTTGAGAAGCTTGTGCGTGAGGCACAGCAAGGGGATAAGGAAGCTTTATTGCAGCTTGTTTTGCCCGAAAAAGACCATTATTATCGCTTGGCTTATTCATACTTGAGACACCCGGAGGATGCGATGGATGCACTCGAGGATATGATCGTCATTTTATATGAAAAAATCGAACGGTTAAAAAAACCGGAATCCTTTTACAGCTGGAGTAAAACGATTCTCGTGAATTGCTGCCGGGATCAATTACGGAAAAAGAAATCTACTTTTAACTTTGAGGAACTCGAGCTGCCATCGGTCCAATCCGAAGGTCCAATGGTGGTCCACAAACTCGATGTCCAAAGTCAGCTGGAACGATTAAGCCTTGACCAGCGGGAGGTCATCAAGATGCGTTATTGGCTTGATTATGATTATGAAACGATCGCTCGCCTGACAAAGGTCCCTGTCGGAACGGTGAAATCGAGAATCTTTCATGGACTGAAAAAGCTGAAGTACTATCTTGGAGGTGAGTACAATGAGTAA
- a CDS encoding DUF4179 domain-containing protein, producing MSKLENEMSDHGKELKQMKAPDQLEQRLRNRLEALPPKKPKRWKSSSLIAASILFLFFFTYQFETMAFYGKKILGFDSVLNGTLAELNDQGKGQVIDKSVTLPNGAVVTLDGVMLDANQLIVFYTIVDKSEDTETKWSNYRTSLQSFFGDVQPHSGIGKTNESNTKISNVESFKAPNPFVKNLDFYITYGNQLEQREKISFELDRSRALAYKYEQDIDQTIKTDVADYTFETIIATPTQTVVKGTVDVKQKEAWNESSFPEQYEVELLVDGETVPPQGSGLSSSLNRYTFELEYDGLSHDINDLKLTMKRAISEQSTDHAIHLQEKKSIKMEGIPLSVENVTVEENKTIVILNTPEPFTVLKAELDDGRMTAGLETVLVGSYEKTESGLEKQLILTFDEPLGKEAELHITKYVTLEDVNETIQIPVR from the coding sequence ATGAGTAAACTCGAGAACGAAATGTCCGATCACGGAAAAGAGCTGAAACAAATGAAAGCGCCGGATCAACTCGAACAGAGGCTCAGGAATAGACTTGAAGCTCTACCTCCGAAAAAACCAAAACGATGGAAGTCGTCTAGCTTGATTGCTGCATCGATTTTGTTCTTGTTCTTTTTCACATATCAATTCGAAACGATGGCTTTTTATGGAAAGAAGATTCTCGGATTCGATAGTGTGCTCAACGGAACGCTTGCTGAATTGAATGATCAAGGGAAAGGGCAGGTCATCGATAAAAGCGTTACCCTTCCAAACGGAGCTGTCGTAACATTGGATGGCGTCATGCTCGATGCCAATCAGCTAATCGTGTTTTATACGATAGTGGATAAAAGCGAGGATACCGAGACAAAATGGTCCAACTACAGAACGTCCCTTCAAAGTTTTTTTGGTGATGTGCAGCCTCACAGCGGGATTGGAAAAACGAATGAGTCCAATACAAAGATAAGTAATGTGGAGTCGTTTAAAGCACCGAACCCATTTGTGAAGAACTTGGATTTTTATATTACTTATGGGAACCAGCTGGAGCAACGAGAAAAAATCTCCTTCGAGCTGGACCGGTCAAGAGCATTGGCGTATAAGTATGAGCAGGACATTGATCAAACGATCAAAACCGATGTAGCGGATTATACGTTCGAAACCATCATTGCAACTCCTACCCAGACGGTGGTCAAAGGTACCGTCGATGTAAAGCAGAAGGAAGCATGGAACGAATCGAGCTTTCCGGAACAGTATGAGGTGGAGTTATTGGTGGACGGTGAGACCGTACCGCCGCAGGGAAGCGGATTATCGTCAAGCTTGAATAGATACACATTTGAGCTCGAATATGACGGTTTGTCACATGATATCAATGATTTGAAATTGACGATGAAACGAGCCATTTCTGAACAATCAACGGACCATGCCATCCATCTGCAAGAGAAAAAGTCCATTAAGATGGAAGGCATTCCGCTTTCAGTGGAAAACGTAACGGTCGAGGAAAACAAGACAATCGTCATCTTGAATACTCCTGAGCCATTCACGGTGTTGAAGGCGGAACTGGATGATGGTCGGATGACAGCTGGACTTGAAACAGTGCTGGTCGGATCGTACGAAAAAACCGAATCCGGACTTGAAAAACAACTCATCTTAACATTCGACGAGCCGCTTGGTAAAGAAGCGGAATTACACATAACCAAATACGTAACGTTAGAAGATGTGAATGAAACGATCCAAATCCCGGTACGATAA
- a CDS encoding flavodoxin family protein, translating to MSKIHALVLNCSLKPSDETSNTQALTDKSLTIFEKEGVSYEIVRLADYNIRYGITDDAGEGDDWPYIFKKVKAADILIIGTPLWLGEKSSITALAIERLYGSSSFTNEKGQSLYYNKVGGVVITGNEDGAKNAAKSILYALSHIGFTVPPNVDPYWVGDAGPGESYIEAGGDQHDFTQKNIEKMSYNLVHIARLLNEHPIPAEGNTME from the coding sequence ATGTCTAAAATACACGCACTAGTTCTGAATTGTTCGTTGAAGCCGAGTGATGAAACGTCCAACACCCAAGCTCTTACTGACAAATCACTTACCATTTTCGAAAAAGAAGGGGTAAGCTACGAGATCGTTCGACTGGCTGACTATAATATCCGATATGGGATTACAGATGATGCTGGAGAAGGCGATGACTGGCCGTACATTTTTAAAAAAGTGAAAGCGGCTGATATCCTGATCATCGGGACACCGCTTTGGCTCGGGGAGAAGAGCAGTATTACCGCCCTTGCTATCGAGCGACTTTACGGTAGCAGCAGCTTCACAAACGAAAAAGGTCAATCGCTTTACTACAACAAGGTCGGCGGTGTCGTCATCACTGGAAATGAAGACGGAGCCAAAAATGCAGCCAAGTCGATTCTTTATGCGCTCTCTCATATTGGCTTTACCGTGCCTCCGAACGTGGATCCTTACTGGGTTGGAGATGCAGGTCCAGGTGAATCGTATATTGAAGCAGGTGGTGATCAGCATGACTTCACCCAGAAAAACATCGAGAAGATGAGCTACAACCTGGTGCACATCGCCAGACTTCTGAATGAACATCCGATTCCAGCAGAAGGGAATACGATGGAATAA
- a CDS encoding VOC family protein: protein MKGVKRIDAVFVPVTDIERSEKWYLEMFPFRVVFRSSDGIYVGFRFNDNESESDLKTALTLHKVERMPERSHIPFNFYTEDVEGFHSYLADKGIEVGQIHSAEGMRFFEFSDPDGNTMEAVTF from the coding sequence ATGAAAGGAGTCAAACGAATCGATGCAGTTTTTGTACCGGTGACAGATATTGAACGGTCTGAAAAGTGGTATTTGGAGATGTTCCCATTCAGGGTCGTTTTTCGCAGCAGTGATGGCATTTATGTAGGATTTCGGTTTAATGACAATGAAAGTGAAAGCGATCTGAAAACTGCTTTGACGCTTCATAAAGTAGAGAGAATGCCTGAAAGAAGTCACATCCCATTCAATTTTTACACAGAGGATGTCGAAGGATTCCATTCTTACTTGGCGGATAAAGGTATTGAGGTAGGTCAAATACATAGCGCAGAGGGCATGCGCTTTTTCGAGTTTTCCGATCCGGACGGAAATACGATGGAAGCCGTAACTTTCTAG
- a CDS encoding VOC family protein: MDTKLQRVGTTYLPVRDTEEASKWYQEKLGAVENYRDEDKAILEFANQSFFLVKAREGERAVFLDIHGNERFMMTFEVDGFDQLKKVHKTFKEKGVRVGEIEDRGHPGNNFIFYDPDGNSFDVWSELSPVFKEKYSVK; this comes from the coding sequence ATGGATACAAAGCTACAACGTGTAGGGACTACATATTTGCCAGTGAGAGATACAGAGGAAGCTTCTAAGTGGTATCAAGAAAAGCTTGGCGCTGTCGAGAACTATCGGGATGAGGATAAAGCGATCCTTGAATTTGCGAATCAAAGCTTTTTTCTCGTAAAAGCGAGAGAGGGTGAACGGGCAGTATTTCTCGACATTCACGGAAATGAACGTTTCATGATGACATTTGAAGTGGACGGCTTCGACCAGTTAAAAAAAGTCCACAAAACCTTTAAAGAAAAAGGGGTTAGGGTTGGCGAGATTGAAGACCGTGGACATCCGGGGAACAATTTCATCTTTTATGATCCGGACGGAAATTCATTCGATGTATGGAGTGAATTAAGCCCTGTATTTAAAGAAAAATATTCAGTGAAATAG
- a CDS encoding ABATE domain-containing protein, whose product MSETNKDRDIHTHALIGERLCLDFANTVSWHDSEDSREWLTSYEQLVGWCLHADILTEQQALSLLQQAEGNPAEATKILEKALEFREAIYRIFSSISNDETPGKTDLSILNGVLVDVYRSIQIIPGEDKFSLQFRKPDDSLAGMLSPIVQSAIDILVSEKDLKRVKKCEGDPCGWLFLDTSRNRSRRWCSMADCGNRAKARRFYQNKK is encoded by the coding sequence ATGTCAGAAACGAATAAAGACAGAGATATACACACACATGCCTTGATCGGGGAACGATTATGTTTGGATTTTGCCAATACAGTCAGCTGGCACGATAGCGAGGATTCTAGAGAATGGCTAACGAGTTATGAGCAATTAGTAGGCTGGTGTCTACATGCGGATATTTTAACGGAGCAGCAAGCTCTTTCACTTCTTCAACAGGCTGAAGGCAATCCTGCTGAGGCAACTAAAATACTTGAGAAAGCATTGGAGTTCCGCGAAGCGATTTACCGTATATTCAGCTCTATTTCAAACGATGAAACACCGGGCAAAACGGACCTTTCCATCTTAAATGGAGTGTTGGTTGACGTTTACCGCTCCATTCAAATTATACCTGGGGAAGACAAATTTTCATTGCAATTCCGTAAGCCCGACGACTCTTTAGCAGGGATGCTATCACCAATTGTCCAATCGGCGATCGATATTCTCGTTTCTGAAAAAGATCTGAAGAGAGTGAAGAAATGTGAGGGGGATCCGTGTGGATGGCTGTTTTTGGATACAAGTAGAAACCGCAGCCGCCGATGGTGTTCAATGGCAGACTGCGGCAACCGTGCAAAAGCCCGTCGCTTTTATCAGAACAAAAAATAA
- a CDS encoding S4 domain-containing protein, protein MQIEQLTWNLNESNTETTELRHCSNCGKTVLFTDTRIRRHNANGKNIYRFAIYKCEKNHTWNKKLESYRSYSGHARVIEERNTETNEHTKLPIRKYLGEGAEQIQITLEEVKGKFRLDKILSEHTGEWSRTEIAGRIMEGKILVNDRTTKPATKLKKSDKITILL, encoded by the coding sequence ATGCAGATCGAACAATTAACCTGGAATTTAAATGAGTCGAATACAGAGACAACAGAACTACGCCATTGCAGCAATTGCGGAAAAACAGTCCTTTTTACAGATACAAGGATCCGCAGACATAATGCGAACGGAAAGAATATATACCGTTTTGCAATTTATAAATGTGAAAAAAACCATACGTGGAATAAGAAGCTAGAGAGTTACCGATCGTATTCGGGCCATGCAAGAGTCATAGAAGAACGAAATACGGAGACTAACGAACATACAAAACTACCTATCCGAAAATATTTGGGAGAGGGTGCAGAACAAATTCAAATTACCCTTGAAGAGGTCAAAGGAAAATTTCGCCTCGATAAAATTCTTTCAGAACATACAGGGGAGTGGAGTCGGACAGAAATCGCAGGACGGATCATGGAAGGAAAGATCCTCGTCAACGACCGTACAACAAAACCAGCAACTAAATTAAAAAAATCTGATAAAATCACGATACTTTTATAA
- the proC gene encoding pyrroline-5-carboxylate reductase, translated as MLKKRIAFLGAGNMAEAMISGIVESEKLDPSQIVVTNRSNHERLNELKAKYDIQAVTKDQLDYSAIDVFILAMKPKDIESVLEDIKERIEPNQLLISVLAGISTTYMEEMLNDQQQAIRVMPNTSSMLRESATAISPGKHVTMDQVLVAKELMKCIGEAYIIEEDKMDIFTGIAGSGPAYFYNLMEHIEETGKQGGLDRETARSIGAQTILGAAKMILEQEETPTELRENVTSPNGTTAAGLQALDENGGGEAIAAAINGAASRSKEISEELEKKPVLSK; from the coding sequence TTGTTAAAAAAACGTATCGCCTTTCTAGGTGCAGGAAATATGGCTGAAGCAATGATTTCTGGGATTGTTGAATCGGAAAAATTGGATCCTAGTCAAATCGTTGTGACAAACCGTAGCAACCACGAACGTTTAAACGAATTGAAAGCGAAATATGACATTCAAGCAGTAACGAAAGATCAATTGGATTATTCAGCAATCGATGTATTTATTCTGGCGATGAAGCCGAAAGACATCGAATCTGTTTTAGAGGATATAAAAGAGCGAATCGAGCCGAATCAGCTGCTCATTTCCGTGTTAGCTGGAATCTCTACTACTTATATGGAAGAAATGTTGAACGATCAGCAGCAGGCGATCCGCGTAATGCCGAACACATCAAGTATGTTGAGAGAATCGGCAACAGCCATCTCACCAGGTAAACATGTGACAATGGACCAAGTGCTTGTCGCAAAAGAATTAATGAAGTGCATCGGAGAAGCATACATTATCGAAGAAGATAAAATGGACATTTTCACTGGAATTGCCGGAAGCGGTCCAGCTTACTTTTATAACCTAATGGAACATATTGAAGAAACAGGAAAGCAAGGCGGATTGGATCGTGAAACAGCAAGGAGCATTGGCGCACAAACGATTCTGGGTGCTGCCAAAATGATCCTCGAACAAGAGGAAACACCGACAGAACTAAGAGAAAATGTGACCTCGCCGAATGGAACGACAGCGGCTGGCCTACAAGCATTAGACGAAAATGGTGGTGGAGAAGCGATTGCTGCAGCGATCAATGGCGCAGCCTCTCGCTCAAAAGAAATCAGTGAAGAACTAGAAAAGAAACCAGTCCTTTCAAAATAA
- the proB gene encoding glutamate 5-kinase, giving the protein MNGEVSRRKLEKLVDEVVKIKDDGHEVLLVSSGAVAAGYRKLGCLSRPEELPEKQAAASIGQGLLIETYSDLFISHGYVASQILITRSDFSDENRYNNSRSTINVLLERGIIPIVNENDTITMDFENFGDNDTLSAKVAGLVDADQLIILSDIDGLYDADPRKDANAKLLDEVNEITPEIEAAAGDPGSSVGTGGMKSKIDAFKIAMASGITSFLGKASTPNIVYDAVYHNATGTYFELQEDTENLNQKKQWIAFNSGPEGEVTIDHSAKESILDSEESLDPSNVHSVKGRFEKGAVVRILDLSGEKIGLGVVNYSSDAFEQLINQTDIDMKNYEKAAVESKHFVCHLDAAVPVGV; this is encoded by the coding sequence ATGAACGGTGAAGTAAGCCGGAGAAAGCTCGAAAAACTCGTTGATGAAGTCGTGAAAATTAAGGACGATGGCCATGAAGTGTTGCTCGTATCCTCTGGAGCAGTAGCAGCAGGATATCGTAAGCTAGGATGTCTTTCCCGTCCGGAAGAATTACCAGAAAAGCAAGCGGCAGCATCCATCGGGCAAGGTCTGCTCATTGAAACATACTCAGACCTGTTCATCTCCCATGGCTATGTCGCATCGCAAATCCTGATCACACGCAGCGATTTTTCCGATGAGAACCGGTACAACAACTCAAGAAGTACGATCAATGTGTTGCTAGAACGCGGTATTATTCCGATCGTCAATGAGAATGACACGATTACGATGGATTTCGAAAACTTCGGTGACAACGATACACTATCTGCGAAAGTAGCGGGTCTTGTCGATGCCGACCAATTGATCATCCTTTCTGATATTGATGGGCTGTATGATGCAGACCCACGAAAGGACGCGAATGCAAAGCTTCTTGATGAGGTCAATGAAATTACGCCTGAGATCGAAGCAGCGGCAGGTGATCCGGGAAGCTCCGTCGGAACAGGCGGTATGAAGTCGAAGATCGACGCGTTCAAAATTGCGATGGCTTCTGGAATCACTTCCTTTTTAGGAAAAGCAAGCACCCCGAACATTGTCTACGATGCCGTTTATCACAATGCAACAGGCACGTATTTTGAACTGCAGGAAGACACGGAAAACCTCAATCAAAAGAAACAGTGGATCGCCTTCAATTCCGGTCCTGAAGGAGAAGTCACGATTGACCATAGCGCAAAGGAATCGATCCTTGATAGCGAAGAGAGTCTGGATCCTTCGAATGTCCACAGTGTAAAAGGGCGCTTTGAAAAAGGTGCAGTCGTACGAATTTTAGATTTATCCGGGGAAAAAATCGGCCTAGGAGTCGTCAATTATTCCTCAGACGCATTTGAACAGTTAATCAACCAAACCGACATTGATATGAAAAACTACGAAAAAGCAGCGGTCGAAAGCAAACATTTCGTCTGCCACTTGGATGCAGCTGTACCCGTAGGCGTGTAA
- a CDS encoding glutamate-5-semialdehyde dehydrogenase, producing MTTVMMEKVNVKEQAIKAKKAAKSLSLLTTEEKNEALLILANTLESNYETILTSNEKDLEKGREKGYDDAYMDRLSLSKERVFEFAQGLREVAELDDPTGIIDSDWTLENGLNVQKVTVPLGVIGMIYEARPNVTVDATGLALKSGNAIVLKGGSSAINSNKAIVEVMHRGLEETKIPKEAVQFIASTDREATQQLFTMKEHIDVLIPRGGGSLIQAVVNNATVPVLETGVGNCHIYIDKEADVKKALDILVNAKTDRPAVCNAVETAIVHTEWLKANQHALIQAFKENGIKVHGDEKAVRLIPGAVPANDEDWANEYLSTDIAVKTVNDVMEAVDHIEQYGTKHSEAIITENNETADMFMKLVDAAALYHNASTRFTDGSALGFGAEIGISTQKLHARGPMGLPALTTVKYKMNGNGQIR from the coding sequence ATGACAACAGTAATGATGGAAAAAGTAAATGTAAAGGAACAAGCGATAAAAGCAAAGAAAGCAGCAAAATCTTTATCCCTTTTAACGACAGAAGAAAAGAACGAAGCACTTCTGATACTCGCAAACACGTTAGAATCCAACTATGAAACGATTTTAACCTCGAATGAAAAAGACTTGGAAAAAGGCCGCGAAAAAGGCTATGATGACGCATATATGGATCGCTTATCCCTTTCTAAGGAACGAGTTTTCGAATTTGCACAAGGACTTCGCGAAGTGGCTGAACTTGACGATCCTACAGGAATCATCGACTCAGACTGGACACTTGAAAACGGATTGAACGTGCAAAAAGTGACCGTTCCACTCGGTGTCATCGGGATGATTTATGAGGCACGTCCGAACGTAACGGTGGATGCAACAGGGTTAGCACTTAAATCCGGTAATGCGATCGTTTTAAAAGGTGGGTCTTCTGCCATCAATTCCAACAAAGCAATCGTTGAAGTGATGCACCGCGGGCTGGAAGAAACGAAGATCCCGAAAGAAGCGGTTCAATTCATCGCAAGTACTGACCGTGAAGCGACGCAACAACTCTTCACGATGAAAGAGCACATCGACGTATTGATTCCACGTGGAGGCGGCTCGTTGATCCAGGCAGTCGTAAACAACGCGACAGTGCCCGTATTGGAAACCGGAGTCGGCAATTGCCACATATATATCGATAAAGAGGCGGATGTGAAAAAAGCACTCGATATACTCGTTAACGCAAAAACAGATCGCCCAGCTGTATGTAATGCAGTCGAAACGGCTATCGTTCATACAGAATGGCTAAAAGCTAATCAACACGCATTGATCCAAGCGTTCAAAGAAAATGGGATCAAGGTTCACGGTGATGAAAAGGCTGTAAGACTCATCCCAGGCGCAGTACCAGCGAATGATGAAGACTGGGCTAATGAATATTTAAGCACGGATATCGCCGTCAAGACCGTAAACGATGTAATGGAAGCTGTTGACCACATTGAACAATACGGGACAAAACATTCAGAAGCGATCATCACAGAAAACAACGAGACAGCGGACATGTTCATGAAGCTCGTTGATGCGGCTGCGTTATATCACAATGCGTCAACTCGTTTCACAGACGGCAGCGCACTCGGATTCGGTGCAGAAATCGGAATTTCAACACAGAAATTACACGCACGCGGACCAATGGGCTTACCCGCACTCACTACAGTCAAATACAAAATGAACGGAAACGGCCAGATTCGATAA